From a region of the Brevibacterium siliguriense genome:
- a CDS encoding dipeptidase, whose product MTTPDTASAASPESAATASAPAVDVFDGHNDLAWYLREERDYSVEGLNDPSISPFTTMDQLAAGHVAAQYWSVYVHSSITGADAIKATWEQIDAVQRFVTAYPERLAFARTAAEVRAARNAGKVASLMGVEGGQQIDESMAVLRSYARAGARYMTLTWSTTHSWADSATDEPVHGGLSDFGREVVAEMNRIGMILDLSHVAPSVMHQSLDQSTLPVLFTHSCAYGLNPHPRNIPDEVLDRVPGNGGVAMMTFVPSFVSNARREWVDAGEQGIAPEVTVSQVADHCDYVRERIGIDHIGLGGDICGVDELPTGLGDAGQYPNLFAELASRGWSPDDLRKLGFDNAMRVLDAHEDAYTAFLGSADDAPSAADVPAASAGNHGVTGSAASAGSDPAASAGVES is encoded by the coding sequence ATGACCACACCAGACACGGCATCCGCAGCCTCCCCCGAATCCGCGGCCACTGCATCCGCCCCCGCCGTCGACGTCTTCGACGGACACAATGACCTCGCCTGGTACCTGCGCGAGGAACGCGACTACAGCGTGGAGGGGCTCAACGATCCGAGCATCTCGCCGTTCACCACGATGGACCAGCTGGCGGCCGGCCACGTGGCGGCACAGTACTGGTCCGTCTACGTCCATTCCTCGATCACCGGAGCGGACGCGATCAAGGCCACGTGGGAGCAGATCGACGCGGTCCAGCGCTTCGTCACCGCCTACCCGGAACGACTCGCCTTCGCCCGCACCGCCGCCGAGGTCCGCGCCGCCCGCAATGCCGGCAAGGTCGCCTCGCTCATGGGCGTCGAGGGAGGTCAGCAGATCGACGAGTCCATGGCCGTGCTGCGGTCATACGCGCGTGCAGGTGCGCGCTACATGACTCTGACCTGGTCGACCACCCATTCCTGGGCCGACTCGGCCACCGACGAACCGGTTCACGGGGGCTTGAGCGACTTCGGCCGTGAGGTCGTGGCGGAGATGAACCGGATCGGCATGATCCTCGACCTCTCCCACGTCGCGCCGTCGGTCATGCACCAGTCGCTGGACCAGAGCACACTGCCCGTGCTCTTCACCCACTCGTGCGCGTACGGGCTCAACCCCCACCCGCGCAATATCCCCGACGAGGTCCTCGACCGTGTGCCCGGCAACGGGGGAGTGGCGATGATGACCTTCGTGCCCTCGTTCGTCTCGAACGCCCGCCGCGAATGGGTCGACGCCGGAGAACAGGGAATCGCCCCCGAGGTGACCGTGTCCCAGGTCGCCGACCACTGCGATTACGTACGCGAACGGATCGGCATCGACCACATCGGCCTCGGGGGCGACATCTGCGGAGTCGATGAGCTGCCGACCGGACTCGGAGATGCGGGCCAATACCCGAACCTGTTCGCCGAGCTCGCTTCGCGCGGCTGGTCGCCGGACGATCTGCGCAAGCTCGGCTTCGACAATGCAATGCGCGTCCTCGACGCACACGAGGATGCGTACACGGCGTTCCTCGGCTCCGCCGACGACGCACCGTCTGCGGCCGACGTTCCGGCCGCCTCGGCGGGCAACCACGGCGTCACCGGCAGCGCCGCGTCCGCGGGCAGCGATCCGGCCGCCTCGGCGGGGGTGGAATCATGA